In Deinococcus puniceus, one genomic interval encodes:
- a CDS encoding branched-chain amino acid ABC transporter permease, with amino-acid sequence MLSNTQPGSAGAGRFKVGRWGWVAVFAVAALVPLFGPSGYLLDIGINIMIYAMLAYGMNVLLGYTGQLPLAHAGFFGIGAYTVGILTLKAGWSFWLAWPVAVALCAVLGLLLGLVAFRTKGDAFSIFTLGVGVIIMLVINKWDTLTGGNEGLNGINPPAGLEALSQGVGIKLSAGFYYLALISLILTVLAVARARGSVFGRSLIAIRGGEDLARSAGIDVFTHKLRAMMLSTAIAGFAGGVYAVYVGFLGSASAGPVMTFTVLLYLLVGGLGTLAGPLIGPALMYTLTQSLKGLQDYQYIVFGPLLILLIMFAPQGLAGLWMKARAKRAMSAVTGNKGAKRA; translated from the coding sequence ATGCTCAGCAACACACAACCGGGAAGCGCGGGAGCGGGCCGCTTCAAAGTGGGCAGATGGGGCTGGGTGGCCGTATTCGCGGTGGCCGCGCTGGTGCCGCTGTTCGGGCCATCGGGATATCTGCTCGACATCGGCATCAACATCATGATTTACGCGATGCTGGCCTACGGCATGAACGTGCTGCTGGGCTACACCGGGCAGTTGCCGCTGGCCCACGCGGGCTTTTTCGGCATCGGCGCGTACACGGTGGGCATCCTGACCCTCAAGGCGGGCTGGAGTTTCTGGCTGGCATGGCCGGTGGCGGTGGCGCTGTGCGCCGTGCTGGGGCTGCTGCTGGGGCTGGTGGCCTTCCGCACCAAGGGCGACGCCTTTTCCATTTTTACCCTCGGCGTGGGCGTCATCATCATGCTGGTCATCAACAAATGGGACACGCTCACAGGCGGCAACGAGGGCCTGAACGGCATCAATCCGCCTGCTGGCCTAGAGGCCTTGTCTCAGGGCGTGGGCATCAAGCTGTCGGCTGGGTTTTACTATCTGGCCCTGATTTCCCTGATTCTGACGGTGCTGGCAGTAGCGCGGGCGCGGGGCAGCGTGTTCGGGCGTTCGCTGATCGCCATTCGCGGCGGCGAGGATTTGGCGCGGAGTGCGGGCATAGACGTGTTCACGCACAAGCTGCGGGCCATGATGCTGTCTACGGCCATCGCAGGCTTTGCGGGCGGTGTTTATGCCGTGTACGTGGGCTTTCTGGGTTCGGCGTCGGCTGGCCCGGTCATGACCTTCACGGTGCTGCTGTACCTGTTGGTGGGCGGGCTGGGCACGCTGGCCGGGCCACTCATCGGGCCTGCACTGATGTACACGCTGACCCAGAGCCTCAAGGGGCTGCAAGACTACCAATACATCGTGTTCGGGCCGCTGCTCATTCTGCTGATCATGTTCGCGCCGCAGGGCTTGGCGGGCCTGTGGATGAAGGCGCGGGCCAAACGCGCCATGTCGGCAGTGACGGGCAACAAGGGGGCCAAGCGTGCCTGA
- a CDS encoding penicillin acylase family protein produces the protein MRILGRLGRGLLWLILVILVLALAAVLWLRSTSNPRTSGSVTLPGVSGQVTITRDAWGVPHIRATASDEDAVFALGFVHAQDRAWQLDFQRRVTQGRLSEVLGAPALGQDKFLRTWGFYRTAQSALPALSERSKRMVAAYTAGVNAGFKQGKMAPEFRILGYTPEPWTDVDSIAWSKLMAYDLGGNYEDEVLGARTVKRLGQSGLGEIMPPYPENGPTILSADELPAGTTAQTRAPALAAAPTLPDSTLAALHSHLLAARELGLQAVPGKGSNDWVMAGSRTASGKPILADDPHLSLTSPMLWYLADLQGPTLKSIGASIPGLPAIVIGRNERVAWGVTNVNPDVQDLYIEPAGTKLTERTEIIKVKGAEDVRLVVRESSHGPIISDAGAADVGPRVALKWTALQPGDTTMDAFLGLNYAQNWAEFTAALRSYVGPSQNFVYADTDGNTGYYAPGRVPIRSGWDGSLPVSGDGSREWAGYLPFEQLPHTYNPADGLVVTANNRVTPDEYRFDLANERNWAEPYRAQRITDLLTAKAQGWTVDEVRKVQLDTQSLVWQDLKPLLLAARPDGDLSTRALEQLRGWDGNQTVSSVPSLIFEAWLMKLQSMARDELGNETQINSLAVLNQLKTDGELCQSESAGLSTCAATLTATLKQAVDDLSTRLGSDLGGWSYGKLHTVASKHRAFGDVAEVSWLFNHSAPTPGGTNTVNVARPEVGTYRQTHGASYRQIVDLSAPNRSLYVGSLGQSGNPLGNHVSDQQKMWVAGEYLPMSTDAKDWGKTVTLTLEAGK, from the coding sequence GTGAGAATTTTAGGACGGTTGGGAAGGGGTCTGCTGTGGCTGATTCTGGTCATTCTGGTGCTGGCGTTGGCGGCGGTGCTGTGGCTGCGGAGTACGTCCAACCCGCGTACTTCGGGCAGTGTGACGCTGCCGGGGGTATCGGGCCAAGTGACCATTACCCGCGATGCTTGGGGCGTGCCGCATATCCGGGCCACCGCCAGCGATGAGGACGCCGTGTTCGCGCTGGGGTTCGTGCATGCCCAAGACCGGGCGTGGCAACTGGATTTCCAGCGGCGTGTGACTCAGGGCCGTCTGTCTGAAGTGTTGGGCGCACCCGCACTGGGGCAGGATAAATTCCTCAGAACGTGGGGCTTTTACCGGACGGCTCAGTCGGCCCTGCCCGCCCTGTCGGAGCGCAGCAAGCGCATGGTAGCCGCGTACACGGCGGGCGTGAATGCTGGCTTCAAGCAGGGCAAAATGGCCCCCGAATTCCGCATTTTGGGCTACACCCCCGAACCGTGGACAGACGTAGACAGCATCGCGTGGAGCAAGCTGATGGCCTACGATCTGGGCGGCAACTACGAGGATGAAGTGCTGGGCGCACGCACGGTGAAGCGGCTGGGCCAGAGCGGGCTAGGCGAGATCATGCCGCCGTACCCCGAAAACGGCCCCACCATCCTGAGTGCTGACGAGTTGCCCGCGGGAACCACCGCGCAGACTCGCGCCCCAGCATTGGCGGCGGCCCCCACCTTGCCAGATTCAACTCTTGCCGCCCTGCACTCTCACCTGTTGGCGGCGCGGGAACTAGGTTTGCAGGCCGTACCGGGCAAAGGCAGCAACGACTGGGTGATGGCCGGAAGCCGCACGGCCAGCGGCAAACCCATTTTGGCCGACGATCCGCACCTGTCTCTGACCAGCCCGATGCTGTGGTATCTGGCCGACCTTCAGGGGCCGACGCTGAAATCCATCGGGGCCAGCATTCCCGGCCTGCCCGCCATCGTGATCGGGCGCAATGAGCGTGTGGCGTGGGGCGTGACCAACGTGAACCCCGACGTGCAGGATTTGTACATCGAACCCGCAGGAACCAAGCTGACCGAACGAACCGAGATCATCAAGGTCAAGGGTGCCGAAGACGTGCGACTCGTGGTGCGCGAGAGCAGTCACGGCCCGATCATCAGCGACGCGGGGGCCGCCGACGTGGGGCCGCGTGTGGCCCTGAAATGGACGGCGCTGCAACCCGGCGACACCACCATGGACGCCTTTCTGGGCCTGAATTACGCGCAGAACTGGGCCGAGTTCACGGCGGCCCTGAGGAGTTACGTGGGGCCAAGTCAGAACTTCGTGTACGCCGACACCGACGGCAATACCGGCTACTACGCACCGGGCCGCGTGCCGATCCGCAGCGGCTGGGACGGCTCCCTGCCCGTGTCGGGCGACGGTTCCCGCGAGTGGGCGGGCTACCTGCCGTTCGAGCAGTTGCCGCATACCTACAACCCCGCCGACGGTCTGGTGGTCACGGCCAACAACCGCGTCACACCCGACGAGTACCGCTTCGACCTTGCCAACGAGCGCAACTGGGCCGAGCCGTACCGCGCCCAGCGGATTACCGACCTGCTGACCGCCAAAGCGCAGGGCTGGACGGTGGATGAGGTGCGGAAGGTGCAACTGGACACCCAGAGTCTGGTGTGGCAAGACCTGAAACCGCTGCTGCTGGCCGCCCGCCCTGACGGCGACCTCAGCACGCGGGCGCTGGAGCAATTGCGCGGCTGGGACGGCAACCAAACGGTATCCAGCGTGCCTAGCCTGATCTTCGAAGCTTGGCTGATGAAACTGCAAAGCATGGCCCGTGACGAACTCGGTAACGAGACCCAGATCAACAGTCTGGCCGTGCTGAACCAACTGAAAACGGACGGCGAGCTGTGCCAAAGCGAGAGCGCGGGCTTAAGCACCTGCGCCGCCACGCTGACGGCCACCCTCAAACAAGCGGTAGACGACCTCAGCACCCGCCTCGGCTCCGATCTGGGCGGCTGGAGCTACGGCAAGCTGCACACGGTGGCCAGCAAGCACCGCGCTTTTGGCGATGTGGCCGAAGTATCTTGGCTGTTCAACCACAGTGCCCCCACCCCCGGCGGCACCAACACAGTCAATGTGGCCCGCCCCGAAGTCGGCACTTACCGCCAGACGCACGGGGCCAGTTACCGCCAGATCGTCGACCTCAGCGCCCCCAACCGCAGCCTGTACGTGGGCAGCCTCGGCCAAAGCGGCAACCCGCTGGGCAACCATGTCTCCGACCAGCAAAAAATGTGGGTGGCGGGCGAATATCTGCCCATGAGTACGGACGCGAAGGACTGGGGAAAAACGGTGACGTTGACGCTAGAAGCGGGGAAATAG
- a CDS encoding alpha-amylase family protein, producing MLKTDLAARLRPAFDDDRDAETFLLRLERYGADLEGSLRAVYGDATDTLMAELLEVLIHAHHTRAPDLKRLDEARLLRPDWLQAPDMIGYVAYTDRFAGTLRGVQERLEYLEGLGVKYFHLMPLLKPREGENDGGYAVQDYRAVRPDLGDMDDLSALASKLRGRGISLVLDLVLNHVAREHEWAAKARAGDPVYRDYFHIYPDRTQPDAYERTLPEVFPDFAPGNFTWDTETSGWVWTTFNAYQWDLNWGNPAVFREFTDLILHLANRGVEVFRLDAIAFMWKRLGTASQNQPEVHHLTRALRAAIRIVAPAVAFKAEAIVAPADLIHYLGTRDHHGKVSDMAYQNSLMVQIWSSLASRDTRLFETALLAFPPKPTNTTWGMYVRCHDDIGWAISDEDAGRVGLSGPGHRHFLSDFYSGEHPGSFARGLVFQHNPATGDRRISGSAASLAGLEAALDAGHAGWTDHAVRRLLLAHAVTLGFGGVPLLYMGDELALLNDYTFEADPAHAPDNRWVHRPKMDWALAEAVQDDPATPAARVNAGIRALIAARQRTPHLHASVESRAVPSPDSRVLLLRRDHPLGVMLCVYNFSEHEVAFPTYLLRDQLGEHATDAVAGTHFTLQRATTRLAPFRALWLTQSEAPR from the coding sequence GTGCTAAAGACGGACTTGGCGGCGCGGCTGAGGCCCGCTTTTGATGATGACCGCGATGCGGAAACCTTTCTGCTGCGGCTGGAACGCTACGGCGCTGACCTAGAGGGCAGTTTGCGGGCGGTGTACGGCGACGCCACCGACACGCTGATGGCTGAACTGTTGGAAGTGCTGATTCACGCGCACCACACCCGCGCCCCCGACCTGAAGCGGCTGGACGAGGCCCGCCTGCTGCGCCCCGACTGGCTGCAAGCGCCCGACATGATCGGGTACGTGGCCTACACAGACCGCTTTGCCGGAACCCTGCGCGGCGTGCAGGAGCGGCTGGAGTATCTGGAGGGCTTGGGCGTCAAATACTTTCACCTGATGCCGCTCCTCAAGCCCCGTGAGGGCGAAAACGATGGCGGCTACGCGGTGCAGGACTACCGCGCCGTGCGCCCCGATCTCGGCGACATGGACGATCTGTCGGCGCTGGCCTCCAAACTGCGCGGGCGCGGCATCAGTCTGGTGCTGGATCTGGTGTTGAACCACGTGGCCCGCGAACACGAGTGGGCCGCCAAAGCGCGGGCGGGCGATCCCGTCTACCGCGACTATTTCCATATCTACCCGGATCGCACCCAGCCCGACGCCTACGAGCGCACCTTGCCTGAAGTGTTTCCCGACTTTGCCCCCGGCAACTTTACTTGGGATACAGAAACGAGTGGCTGGGTCTGGACGACTTTCAATGCCTACCAGTGGGATCTGAATTGGGGCAATCCGGCAGTGTTCCGCGAGTTCACCGACCTGATCCTGCACCTCGCCAACCGGGGTGTAGAGGTGTTCCGACTGGACGCCATCGCCTTTATGTGGAAGCGCCTCGGCACGGCCAGCCAGAATCAGCCCGAAGTGCATCACCTGACGCGGGCGCTGCGGGCGGCCATCCGGATCGTGGCCCCGGCTGTGGCGTTCAAGGCCGAAGCCATCGTGGCCCCCGCCGACCTGATTCATTACCTCGGCACGCGGGATCATCACGGCAAGGTCAGCGACATGGCCTACCAGAACAGCCTGATGGTGCAGATTTGGAGCAGCCTCGCCAGCCGTGATACCCGCCTGTTCGAGACGGCGCTGTTGGCCTTTCCGCCCAAGCCCACCAACACCACTTGGGGCATGTATGTGCGCTGCCACGACGATATTGGCTGGGCCATCAGCGACGAGGATGCGGGGCGCGTGGGCCTCAGCGGGCCGGGGCATCGCCATTTTCTCAGCGATTTTTACAGCGGCGAGCATCCCGGCAGCTTTGCGCGGGGGCTGGTATTTCAGCACAACCCCGCCACCGGAGATAGGCGAATTAGCGGCAGCGCGGCCAGCTTGGCGGGTCTGGAAGCCGCGCTGGACGCAGGACACGCCGGATGGACAGACCACGCGGTACGGCGCTTGCTGCTGGCCCACGCCGTGACGCTCGGCTTTGGCGGCGTGCCCCTGCTGTACATGGGCGACGAACTCGCGCTCCTGAACGACTACACCTTCGAGGCCGACCCCGCCCACGCGCCCGACAACCGCTGGGTTCACCGCCCCAAAATGGATTGGGCATTGGCCGAAGCCGTGCAGGATGATCCGGCCACGCCAGCCGCACGGGTCAACGCTGGAATTCGCGCCCTGATCGCTGCCCGCCAGCGCACGCCGCACCTGCACGCCAGCGTCGAATCCCGCGCCGTGCCCAGCCCAGATTCCCGCGTGCTGCTGCTGCGCCGCGATCATCCTTTGGGCGTCATGCTGTGCGTGTATAACTTCAGCGAACACGAGGTGGCCTTTCCCACCTACCTGCTGCGCGATCAGTTGGGCGAACACGCCACCGACGCTGTGGCGGGCACGCACTTTACTTTGCAGCGGGCCACCACGCGCCTTGCTCCCTTCCGCGCCCTGTGGCTTACCCAATCGGAGGCTCCACGATGA
- a CDS encoding ABC transporter ATP-binding protein → MLEIRDLSVNYGHFTALHSLNLTVSPGEIVVMLGANGAGKSTLFRTLSGLQRPSGGTATWNGVSLTGGKPEFNVANGVAQCPEGRLLFPELSVEKNLRLGAFVHRKDPAGTARELERVYELFPALVEKRNVQAGSLSGGQQQMVAIARSLMARPKLLLLDEPSLGLAPLVVEQVFEAVQRVNAAGVGVLLAEQNAYAALGIAHRGYVLEGGRVSLQGSQHELMTDDRVRSAYLGV, encoded by the coding sequence ATGCTTGAAATCCGTGATCTGAGCGTGAATTACGGCCACTTTACGGCCCTGCACAGCCTGAACCTGACCGTCAGCCCCGGCGAAATCGTGGTGATGCTGGGGGCCAACGGCGCAGGCAAAAGCACCCTGTTTCGCACGTTGTCGGGTTTGCAGCGGCCTTCGGGCGGCACGGCCACTTGGAACGGGGTGTCTCTGACGGGGGGCAAGCCAGAATTCAACGTTGCCAACGGGGTGGCGCAGTGTCCGGAAGGCCGCCTGCTCTTTCCCGAACTGAGCGTAGAAAAGAATCTGCGGCTGGGAGCCTTCGTACACCGCAAAGACCCGGCAGGCACGGCCCGCGAACTGGAGCGCGTCTACGAACTGTTTCCGGCGCTCGTGGAAAAGCGCAACGTTCAGGCAGGCAGCTTGTCGGGCGGGCAGCAACAAATGGTGGCTATTGCCCGCTCCCTGATGGCCCGCCCCAAACTCCTGCTGTTGGATGAGCCGTCGCTGGGCCTCGCGCCACTGGTGGTCGAGCAGGTCTTTGAGGCCGTGCAGCGCGTAAACGCGGCGGGCGTGGGCGTGCTGCTGGCCGAGCAAAACGCTTACGCCGCACTGGGGATCGCCCACCGGGGCTATGTGCTGGAGGGAGGCCGCGTGAGCTTGCAGGGCAGCCAGCACGAACTCATGACCGATGACCGGGTGCGGAGTGCGTACTTGGGGGTGTGA
- a CDS encoding permease prefix domain 1-containing protein yields MKDVERQLEGYVRQATRGLRGPRRQDAQLELRGALEDKIHRHRLLGLDEHAALTTALRDFGSASAVARDLNAVHTLPTVYRGLLLAGIGTLLGWQAVAQVPMVRAIPDPQELAQTCQHDEAMLSRMSLSDAAALRLKLAQPGARAKLEADCRAMIPAPVNTLLSLADLLAALRKGGIIVNTIPGFDGYLQLTFPGRKDIQGLDLSGSTKMIGGQAYLQAAPLVSLLRHMLPSDVTLRLSGIDNPVLEIGPARVQLGTAATPVKATDFYLFLLLEVVETQLKNLSQTSVELAFVFDNNDPQSPKLKLGAPDQALFATISNARLVAKSNATAKEYYLLRVRAVSGGLLAAPKGRIVNTPAELIAATAKGQEALLVYRLNAADLRNLKLTPVPAKSLQPVP; encoded by the coding sequence ATGAAGGACGTGGAGCGCCAACTTGAAGGTTATGTTCGGCAGGCCACACGGGGATTACGCGGCCCGCGCCGTCAGGATGCCCAATTGGAACTTCGCGGCGCACTGGAAGACAAGATTCACCGTCACCGCTTGCTGGGGCTGGATGAACACGCGGCGCTGACTACTGCCCTGCGCGACTTTGGCAGCGCCTCCGCCGTCGCCCGTGACCTGAACGCCGTGCATACCTTGCCTACCGTGTACCGGGGGTTGTTGCTGGCTGGAATTGGCACGCTGTTGGGCTGGCAGGCCGTCGCACAAGTGCCGATGGTGCGGGCTATTCCTGATCCGCAGGAGTTAGCCCAGACTTGCCAACATGACGAAGCGATGTTGAGCCGAATGAGCCTGTCAGATGCAGCGGCACTGCGGCTCAAGCTGGCACAGCCGGGTGCGCGGGCAAAATTGGAAGCCGACTGCCGCGCCATGATTCCAGCGCCAGTCAACACCCTCTTGTCTCTGGCCGATCTGCTAGCCGCCTTGCGTAAAGGCGGAATTATCGTCAATACAATTCCCGGCTTTGACGGCTATCTTCAGTTGACGTTTCCGGGCCGGAAAGATATTCAGGGGCTAGACCTGAGCGGAAGTACCAAGATGATCGGTGGGCAAGCTTATCTTCAGGCGGCCCCACTGGTGAGCTTGCTCAGGCACATGTTGCCCTCTGATGTCACGCTGCGTCTCAGCGGCATTGACAATCCGGTGCTGGAAATTGGCCCCGCCCGCGTGCAACTGGGAACAGCAGCCACGCCTGTGAAGGCCACAGACTTCTATCTGTTCTTGCTGCTTGAAGTGGTGGAAACGCAACTCAAAAACTTGTCCCAAACGTCTGTAGAACTGGCCTTCGTTTTTGATAACAACGATCCTCAATCCCCAAAGCTCAAGCTTGGTGCCCCGGATCAAGCCTTGTTTGCCACCATCAGCAATGCGCGTCTGGTTGCCAAGTCCAATGCCACAGCCAAGGAGTACTACTTGCTGCGGGTGCGGGCAGTATCGGGGGGCCTGCTGGCTGCCCCTAAAGGCCGAATCGTCAACACACCCGCCGAACTGATTGCGGCCACCGCCAAAGGCCAAGAAGCACTGCTGGTCTACCGCCTCAACGCCGCCGACCTGCGGAACCTCAAGCTGACCCCAGTTCCGGCCAAGAGCCTTCAACCTGTTCCCTAA
- the accD gene encoding acetyl-CoA carboxylase, carboxyltransferase subunit beta, with the protein MALDRFFRRRRPQQQAGSDMPDLWTQCPACKESVYNRDLEASLWVCPKCSHHLRLEAGRRVEVLLDEGSFVQLSGRVHPTDPLTFQDTEAYVDRLSRAQKKTGRPDAILTGTGSILGLPVTLAVMDFAFSGGSMGSVVGEEISRAAEHSAEIGTPFVLVAASGGARMQESALSLMQMAKTTVALESLTARGLPYVSILTDPTTGGVTASFATIADVIMAEPGALIGFAGPRVIQQTIRQSLPEGFQRAEFLLEHGMIDDVVDRRTHRSFLAGLLGVLTRRAPDAPPAEQPAPPSTEAPA; encoded by the coding sequence ATGGCGTTAGATCGTTTTTTTCGCAGACGCCGCCCGCAGCAGCAAGCGGGCAGCGACATGCCAGACCTGTGGACGCAGTGTCCTGCGTGCAAGGAAAGTGTCTATAACCGCGACTTAGAGGCCAGCCTTTGGGTGTGCCCCAAATGCAGCCACCACCTGCGCCTAGAGGCGGGGCGGCGTGTGGAGGTGCTGCTCGATGAAGGCTCGTTCGTGCAGTTGTCGGGCCGCGTGCATCCCACCGACCCCCTGACCTTTCAGGATACCGAAGCTTACGTAGACCGCCTGAGCCGCGCCCAGAAGAAGACGGGCCGCCCAGACGCGATTCTGACGGGTACAGGCAGCATTCTGGGCTTGCCCGTAACCTTGGCGGTCATGGATTTCGCCTTCAGTGGCGGCAGCATGGGCAGCGTGGTGGGCGAGGAAATCAGCCGCGCCGCCGAACATTCTGCCGAAATAGGCACGCCGTTTGTGCTGGTGGCGGCCAGTGGCGGGGCCAGAATGCAGGAAAGCGCGTTGTCGCTGATGCAGATGGCAAAAACGACGGTGGCCCTAGAGAGCCTGACGGCGCGGGGCTTGCCCTACGTCAGCATTCTGACCGACCCGACCACCGGGGGCGTGACGGCCAGTTTTGCCACCATTGCCGATGTGATCATGGCCGAACCCGGAGCCTTGATCGGCTTTGCGGGGCCGCGTGTGATTCAGCAGACCATCCGCCAGAGCCTGCCCGAAGGCTTTCAGCGGGCCGAATTTTTGCTGGAACACGGCATGATCGACGATGTGGTAGACCGCCGCACCCACCGCAGCTTTCTGGCCGGACTGCTGGGCGTGCTGACCCGCCGCGCTCCCGACGCCCCTCCCGCCGAACAGCCCGCCCCACCCTCCACCGAGGCCCCCGCGTAA
- the sugE gene encoding quaternary ammonium compound efflux SMR transporter SugE: MAWILLVLAGLLEVGWAIGLKYTEGFTRPLPTALTLASMIASITLLGLAVKTLPIGTAYGVWVGIGAVGAAILGIVLFKEPATAARLGFMALMVVAIIGLKVTSGH; encoded by the coding sequence ATGGCATGGATACTGCTTGTCTTGGCTGGACTGTTGGAAGTGGGCTGGGCCATTGGCCTGAAATACACCGAGGGCTTTACGCGCCCGCTGCCCACTGCGCTCACATTGGCCAGCATGATTGCCAGCATCACGCTGCTGGGTCTGGCGGTCAAAACGCTGCCGATTGGTACGGCATACGGCGTGTGGGTGGGCATTGGCGCGGTGGGTGCGGCCATTCTGGGCATCGTGCTGTTCAAGGAGCCTGCCACCGCTGCTCGCCTCGGCTTTATGGCGCTTATGGTGGTGGCGATTATTGGGTTGAAGGTGACGAGTGGGCACTGA
- a CDS encoding acetyl-CoA carboxylase carboxyltransferase subunit alpha, whose translation MTIPSIDLKATLKKLEARVHDLEVTARETGQNLDSTIHTLRAEVERLRMAPANAVMTRWERVQLARAPGRPTAHDYTERLVTDFTELHGDRNFADDHALIGGPGRWQGRPVMLLMQQKGRDTKSRVRRRFGMSNPEGYRKAMRLMDLADKFGLPVVCLIDTPGAYPGIEAEERGQAWAIAESIQRMVRLKVPAVCAVIGEGGSGGALAIGVGNRVLIQENAWYSVISPESCAAILWRDSAQAPKAAEALKLTAPDLLELGIVEEVIPEPVGGAHLDLDAAAAALGEAVGRHLDELGLLNEGELKAQRAARFRALGAFTES comes from the coding sequence ATGACGATCCCATCCATCGACCTCAAAGCCACCCTGAAAAAACTGGAAGCCCGCGTACACGACCTAGAAGTGACGGCGCGGGAAACCGGGCAGAATCTGGATTCCACGATTCATACCTTGCGGGCCGAAGTGGAGCGGCTGAGAATGGCCCCGGCAAACGCCGTGATGACGCGCTGGGAGCGGGTGCAACTGGCCCGTGCACCGGGAAGGCCCACCGCGCATGATTACACCGAGCGCCTCGTCACAGACTTTACCGAGCTGCACGGAGACCGCAATTTTGCCGACGACCACGCCCTGATCGGCGGGCCAGGGCGCTGGCAGGGCCGCCCCGTGATGCTCCTTATGCAGCAAAAAGGCCGCGACACCAAAAGCCGCGTGCGGAGGCGCTTTGGCATGAGCAACCCCGAAGGCTACCGCAAGGCCATGCGCCTGATGGATTTGGCCGACAAATTTGGCCTGCCGGTGGTGTGCCTGATCGACACTCCCGGCGCGTACCCCGGCATAGAGGCCGAGGAGCGCGGCCAAGCGTGGGCCATTGCCGAAAGCATTCAGCGGATGGTGCGCCTGAAAGTGCCTGCCGTGTGCGCCGTGATTGGCGAGGGCGGCAGCGGCGGGGCACTGGCGATTGGCGTGGGCAACCGCGTGCTGATTCAGGAAAATGCGTGGTACAGCGTCATTTCCCCCGAATCCTGCGCGGCGATCCTGTGGCGCGATTCGGCACAGGCCCCCAAAGCCGCCGAAGCCCTGAAGCTGACGGCCCCCGACTTGCTGGAACTGGGCATCGTGGAAGAAGTGATCCCCGAACCTGTAGGCGGCGCACATCTGGATTTGGACGCCGCTGCCGCCGCACTGGGCGAGGCGGTGGGCCGTCATCTGGACGAACTGGGCCTGCTGAACGAGGGGGAGCTGAAAGCGCAACGGGCCGCACGGTTCCGGGCGTTGGGAGCGTTTACCGAGAGTTGA
- a CDS encoding PadR family transcriptional regulator, with amino-acid sequence MDAQQLKGHLDLLLLATLEQGSRYGGQIIADVQAATDGYFSLREGTLYPALHRLEKAGWISGAFEQLPRGGSPVKFYTLTPSGQQELKAQRERYEQFRRAVQGVIGGTV; translated from the coding sequence ATGGACGCCCAACAATTGAAAGGCCACTTGGATTTGCTGCTGCTCGCTACCCTAGAGCAAGGCTCGCGCTACGGCGGGCAGATCATTGCCGACGTACAGGCCGCTACTGACGGCTATTTCAGCCTGCGCGAAGGCACGCTGTATCCGGCCCTGCACCGCCTAGAAAAAGCCGGGTGGATCAGCGGCGCATTCGAGCAGTTGCCGCGTGGGGGCAGCCCAGTCAAGTTTTACACCCTCACCCCCAGCGGCCAGCAGGAACTGAAAGCCCAACGCGAACGCTACGAACAGTTTCGCCGCGCTGTGCAGGGCGTCATCGGGGGGACGGTATGA
- a CDS encoding ABC transporter ATP-binding protein gives MPEVVQSKVVQAGSELLRVEGLGIRFGGLHAVKDVTATIPAGQITAIIGPNGAGKSTFFNLISGFYQPTTGRIIFQGQDITRLKTHEVVASGMARTFQTTTIYKELSVLENAMIGHRVRTRAGLLDALLRTGRERRDEQESRDAAMTALTRVGIAAHAARPAGAMTQEGQKRVGIAMALASNPKLLLLDEPAAGMNPEETVSLMALIRELVAGGLTVILVEHKMSLVMSLADHILVLHHGQKISEGVPAQVSRDPAVIEAYLGSHAHGGQMGQATAASAGETPHA, from the coding sequence GTGCCTGAAGTCGTCCAATCTAAAGTCGTGCAGGCCGGTTCCGAACTGCTGCGCGTGGAAGGGCTGGGGATTCGTTTTGGCGGCCTGCACGCCGTCAAGGACGTGACCGCCACCATCCCCGCAGGCCAAATTACGGCCATCATCGGCCCCAACGGTGCGGGCAAAAGCACTTTCTTCAACCTGATTTCCGGGTTTTACCAGCCCACCACAGGCCGGATCATCTTTCAGGGCCAAGACATCACGCGCCTGAAAACGCATGAAGTGGTGGCGAGTGGCATGGCCCGCACCTTTCAGACCACCACCATCTACAAGGAACTGAGCGTGCTGGAAAACGCCATGATCGGCCACCGCGTGCGTACCCGCGCCGGGCTGCTGGACGCGCTGCTACGTACAGGCCGCGAGCGCCGCGACGAACAGGAAAGCCGCGACGCCGCCATGACCGCCCTGACCCGCGTGGGCATTGCCGCACATGCCGCCCGCCCCGCCGGAGCCATGACGCAGGAGGGCCAGAAGCGCGTGGGCATTGCTATGGCGCTCGCCAGCAACCCCAAATTGCTGCTGCTGGACGAACCCGCCGCCGGAATGAACCCCGAAGAAACCGTGAGCCTGATGGCCCTGATCCGCGAACTGGTGGCGGGCGGCCTGACCGTGATTCTGGTGGAACACAAAATGAGCCTCGTGATGAGCCTCGCCGATCATATTCTGGTGCTGCATCACGGCCAGAAAATCAGCGAGGGCGTGCCTGCACAGGTCAGCCGTGATCCGGCGGTCATCGAGGCCTACTTAGGCTCTCACGCGCACGGCGGGCAGATGGGCCAAGCGACCGCAGCCTCCGCAGGAGAAACGCCCCATGCTTGA